ATCTGCGATATACTGTCGGGTATCGTCACGCGAGGCCCAGTCATTCGCCACTGCATCGAGGGTATTGATATCACTTACAAGTGCGACAAGGACCCGGTCCGTATCTCTTTGTGCACTCTGTAATTCAAGACGGGAGAAGCCCTTCTGCACGATCAACTCTGATGAGGTGTAAAGAGCGAGAATGAGGCAAAGAAGAGTGATACAGACGATGACGATTGTCTTTTCCCGAATGTCCACTGACATGCACCTACCGCAGACCCGCTGATATGGATAACCTTGTATTGAGGCGATGTATTCTTGTTACTTTCGCAGAATGGATCTTAAAGGATGAGCATTTCCTGGGTATCCCTGATCGGCGATCAGACTGTTCATTAGGGAGAATACCAGACATTTACTGGAGATTGCGTAATAAAAAATACACCAATAGCCAAAAAAATACAACAATGTATAAATATGTACAAAGACCACCTTTAAGCCAGATTATATCCCGGAACAAACGGTTCGCCTGCAGGACAGGATGCACCAGACGGCACCCGGGATACCCTGAACATATACGACCACTGCCGGCCTCCTTCGGTTGCCGGAACTACAGGAACATCTTATGAAGAACGGACTTACCTTCAACCTTGAACTTGAGGAATTCATCACCGCGGTGAACAACCAGCCTAAACCGCTCATCATCCCGCTCTGTGCAGAACTGCCGCTTGGTGATATCTGCCCGCTGGATATCTACTCAAGCACGCGAACCGGATGCGGGTTTCTGCTCGAGTCCATGGAAGGCAGCGAGAAGCTCGCCCGCTATTCATTCATCGGGCTTGACCCGCAATTCGTGGTGTCGGTCGGTGAGACGGTGGATATCCGGGGCAATGAACCATTTGTATCCATTGCCCGGGATCCTGATGGCAGGGACCCGGTCGACCAGATAAAATCGATCCTTTCCCGGTTCCATTACGTGAACGTAAAAGCTCCCCGCTTCTTCGGGGGCATGGTCGGATATTTTGCCTACGACTGCGTTTACTCCCTCTTCAGGAATGTAAGGGAGGAAAAAAGGGGCGGCAATACGGGAACCGGGCCGGATGCACGGTTCATGCTCACCAAGGACTGCATAGTCATCGACCATAAGGACAGGATACTCTACATTTTTTCAAGCCCGCACCTTACGTACGAGTCCGACCTTGCCACTGAATACCAGAAAAGTGTCCGGCAGATCCAGTCCCTTGCCGCCCGGATTACTACGCTAAGGAGCAGCAACTTATACCGGGCCGGAACCGGCAACACAGCATCAGCGGTACCAGTCATTCCTGTAGGATCACAGGAGGAGTACGAGCGTGGAGTGGAACACATAAAGGAGCACATTGCTGCGGGAGATATCTTCCAGGCAGTCCTCTCACGACGTATGGAATGCGATCTTGCGGGGGACCCGTTCAGCCTGTATGCCGCACTCCGGAAGATCAACCCGAGCCCGTATATGTATTATCTCGATTTCGGGGACGAACAGGTGATCGGGGCAAGCCCGGAGATGCTCGTGAGGGTGGAAAAACGCAGGGTAACTACCGTCCCCATTGCAGGCACCCGCCCCCGTGGCCGGACCGAGGCTGAGGACAAGGAGCTGGCAGAAGCTCTCCTCGGCGACAGCAAGGAACGGGCCGAGCACACGATGCTCGTTGACCTGGCAAGGAACGATCTTGGCCGCGTCTGCCGGTTCGGATCCGTTGGCGTGACTGAATTCATGAACATCGAGAAATTCTCACATGTCCAGCACATTGTCTCGACCGTGACCGGCATCCTTCGGGATAACCTCGACTGCTACGATGCTTTCCGGTCCTGTTTCCCGGCCGGCACCGTCTCCGGAGCGCCAAAAATCCGGGCAATGCAGATCATCGGTGAGCAGGAGCCATACCCGCGGGGAATTTATGCAGGTGCTGTGGGGTATATCGGTTTTGACCGGAACCTTGATTTTGCGATTGCGATCCGGACCGTCCTTGTCAGGAACGGGCGGGCATCTGTCCAGGTCGGGGCCGGGATCGTTGCAGACTCAGTGCCGGCAGCAGAATGGAAAGAGACTGAAAACAAAGCCGCGGCGATGATCCGGGCTATCGAGCAATCGGGGGCCTGCTGAATGAAAGTCCTGATCGTGGACTGCTTCGACAGTTTCACTTTCAACCTGTACCAGCAGGTGGGCAAACTGGGAGGAGAGCCCATGGTCCTCACCTGCGATACACCGATCAGCCACCTCCGGAAAGTCGCGTGCGACCGGATCATCCTTTCGCCGGGCCCGGGGGCACCGGAAGATGCCGGGGTCTGCCTCGAAGTCCTGAAAACCATGAGCAGGACGATCCCGACGCTCGGCGTCTGTCTCGGTCACCAGGCAATATGCACAGCTTTCGGTGGGGAGGTTACACGGGCAGCGCACCTGATGCACGGCAAGACATCCGAGATCCGTCATGACGGTAAAGCGCTCTTCTCCGGGCTATCAGAACCGTTTGTTGCAACCCGCTACCATTCGCTTGTTGCAAGGGAAGATTCCCTGCCGGAAGAACTCGCCGTCACTGCAACAAGTCTCGATGACGGGTATGTCATGGGTGTGCGGCACAGGCATTACCCGATAGAGGGGGTGCAGTTCCACCCGGAGAGCGTTCTCTCAGCATGCGGGGACCAGATCATCGGAAATTTCCTTGCCGGTAAGGGGATGGCCCGATGATGCTGAAAAGTGCCATCGGCAGGCTGATGGACAGGCAGGATCTCACCATAACTGAAGCTGCAGAGATCATGGGCACTATCATGGAGGGGAATGCATCGCAGGCCCAGATCGGGGCGTTCCTTGCCGCGCTCAGGCTCAAAGGTGAGACCCCCGGGGAGATTGCTGCATTTGCAGGGGTTATGCGCAAATATGCAGTGACCGTGAAGCCCGTAACAGAGAAGGTCCTGGTGGATACCTGCGGGACCGGTGGTGACGGGGCCCGCACGTTCAATATCAGCACGACATCGGCATTCGTTGCCGCGGGAGCAGGTGTCCCGGTGGTCAAGCACGGGAACCGCAGCGTGAGCAGCAGGTGCGGTTCGGCCGATGTTCTGGCCGCTCTCGGGGTCAACCTGTCTGTGGACCCGAAGATACAGGCACAGATCGTTGAAAAGGCAGGAATCGCATTCCTGTTTGCGCCCCAGCATCACCCGGCCATGCGCCACGTAATGGCCGCCCGCCAGGAGATTGGCTGCCGGACGGTCTTTAACATCCTCGGACCGCTTACGAACCCCGCAGGCGCCGAAGCGCAGGTTCTCGGCGTTTACGATGAATCCCTGACCCGGACCATGGCAGAAGTACTCCGCATCCTCGGGCTCACCCGCGCTATGGTAGTCCACGGGAGCGGGCTCGACGAGATCACGACCACAGGTGAAACAGTTGTATCGGAACTCTACCGCGGAGCCATTAGGAGCTACATGCTGGACCCGGCAGCGTTCGGGATTGCCAGAGCCAGTCTTGCCGACATTGCCGGGAGCGATGCTGAGACCAACGCCCGGATCACCCGTGAGATCCTTGTCGGGGAGCGGGGAGCCGGGCGCGATATCGTCCTCATGAATGCAGGAGCAGCGATCTATGTCGGGGGCGTGGCAGGAAACCTCCACGAAGGAATTGAGCAGGCAGCCAGGTCTATTGATTCCGGCAGGGCGTGCGCCCGGCTCGATGCACTTATCGACGCAACCAGAGGTGCAGCATGATCCTCGACGAGATCGTGCTTCGCACCAGAAAGCGTGTTGCCTGTCTTCCGGCAACATTCCCGGAATCCCCGTTGCGACAACGGGTAAGCCTGGCCGGCGCAATCCGGAGCAGGAACGGGAAAAATGCCGTTATCGCCGAGATCAAGTGCGCTTCCCCGAGCGGAGGAGTCATCCGGCGCAACGTGGACATGGCTATGATGGCCGGGGTCTTAAAAGAGGGAGGATGTACCGCCTTATCCGTGCTGACCGAACCATACTTTTTCGGGGGTACGGGGCAGGACATCGCCCGCGTGAAATCCGCGGTCTCGTTACCGGTACTCCGCAAGGATTTCATCATCGATGAGCGCCAGATCGCCGAATCGCGGGCACTCGGTGCAGATGCAGTTCTCCTGATCGTCGCAGTGCTCGGGGGAAGACTTTCAGAATTCGTCAGCCTTGCCCGGGAATACGGCCTCGAACCGCTCGTGGAAACGCATACCGGTGACGAGATCACGGCAGCACTCGCCACCGAGGCAGAACTCATCGGGATCAACAACCGTAATCTCGCGACCATGAGTATCGACCGGTCAACTACACGGCTCCTGTCGGGACAGGTAAGGGATGACGGCAGGCTGGTAGTATGCGAGAGCGGGATGCGATCCGCGGATGATGTGCGTGAGTTAAAAAGCTACTGCGATGCATTCCTGATCGGTTCATCCATCATGGCAAGCGCTTACCCGCGAAAGAAACTGGAGGAGTTCGTATGCGCATAAAGATCTGCGGGATTACCCGCCCGGAGGATGCACAATTCGCCGAAGATCTGGGTGCCGATGCAATCGGCGTTGTACTCTTCTCGGATTCGCCACGATCGATCTCTCCCGAGCGGGCACGGGAGATCTTCGATGCTGTCGGGCCTTTCACGGCAACAGTAGCGGTAACCCATACACGGTCCCGGGAAGATCTGGATCGGATCTTCGCCATTCAACCTCACGCAGTCCAGATCTTTTACCCGTTTTCATTCACAAAAGCCCCCGGCCCCCGCGTGATCCGTGCAATCGGTGCCCATGATGCCCTGCCGGAAGACTGCAGCGCGATCATTGTTGACGAGAGCCACGGGAAAGGGAAAGGGGTGGATCTCTCCCATGCGAGAAGTGTAGTACAGCGATCGAAAGTCCCGGTCATTCTGGCCGGCGGACTGACCCCCGGAAACGTGGCAGAGGCCATAGCGGCAGTCCACCCGTATGCCGTGGACGTGGCAACCGGTGTGGAAATTTCACCGGGAATAAAAGACCGGGAAAAGATGCGGGCATTCATCCAGGAAAGCAGGAGGGCATAACATGGTAACAGCAGGTAAAAAAGGAAGGTTCGGGAAATACGGCGGCCAGTACGTGCCGGAGACGATGATGAACGCGCTGCAGGAACTGGAGATCGCGTACGAGAAGATCCGCACTGATCCGGCGTTTATCCGGAACCTTGCCGCGTACCAGAAGGAATACGCCGGACGGGAGACACCCCTGACATTCTGTGCAAACATCTCACAGGAACTCGGGTGCAAAGTCTACCTGAAACGCGAGGATCTCGTCCACGGGGGTTCCCACAAACTGAACAATACGCTCGGCCAGGCACTGCTCGCAAAACACATGGGCAAGAAGAGGCTGATAGCCGAGACCGGTGCCGGCCAGCATGGCGTTGCAACCGCGATTGTCGGGGCGGCACTCGGGCTCCCGGTCGAGGTGTACATGGGCGAGATCGACACGCGCCGGCAGGCACTCAATGTTTTCCGGATGGAACTGATGGGCGCGAAAGTAATACCGGTGAAATCCGGAACCCGCACGCTCAAGGACGCAACAAGCGAAGCCTTCCGGGACTGGGTGGCAAATGTCCGGGATACGTATTACCTGATAGGATCGGTTGTCGGCCCGCACCCGTATCCCGGGATGGTACGGGATTTCCAGTCAGTGATCGGGAGGGAGGCACGCGAGCAGGTGATGAAAAAAGAGGGGCGCCTGCCAGACTGTATTGTTGCCTGTGTCGGGGGCGGCTCCAATGCAATCGGGATCTTTTACCCGTTCCTTGACGACGATGTCGAACTTGTCGGTGTCGAGGCAGGCGGACATGGAATCGAGACCGGGGAACACAGCGCAACACTCTGTGCCGGGGAGCCGGGAGTGCTGCACGGGGCATTCTCCTACCTACTCCAGGATAAAGACGGGCAGGTACTGCCCACTCACAGTATCTCGGCAGGCCTCGATTACCCGGGTGTCGGTCCGGAGCATTCCATGCTCCGGGACGAGAACCGGGTCACGTACGCCGCAGTGAACGATCCCGATGTTATCGATGCATTCCGGTTCCTTTCCAGAAAAGAGGGGATTATACCGGCACTCGAGTCTGCCCATGCAGTTGCATACGTATTGAAGAATGCCGGCCGTTTCGACCGGGACGATATCGTAATAATCAACCTCTCGGGGCGGGGAGACAAGGATGTGGCGGAGATCGCAAAACTGGAGGAGGTGAATTAAAATGGGACGGATTGCCGAGGCATTCAGGAACAGGAATTCCCCGGCGTTTATCGGTTTTACCGTGGCAGGAGATCCGGACAAAGAGACCTGCATCCGTGCAGCCCGGGCCCTGATAGCGGGAGGAACCGATATTCTCGAACTCGGGGTGCCCTTCTCGGACCCGGTGGCAGACGGACCAACCATCCAGAAGGCAGACGAGCGGGCCCTTGCCGCAGGAACAACACCGGATACGGTCTTTGCGATCGTCCGCGAACTGCGTAAAAGTTCAGCAGTCCCCATTGTCTTCCTCGCGTACTACAACACGGTCTACCGGCGTGGGATCCGGAAGTTTTACCAGGAGGCACACGATGCCGGGGTTGACGGGATCCTGATCGCTGACATGCCCTACGAGGAATCGGATGAAGTGACCGAAGCAGCAGCCGAGTTTGGGATCGACCCCATCATGCTCATAACCCAGACGACCACGGAGGACCGGATAAAGAAAATCGCATCGCGGGCACGCGGATACCTCTACCTTGTCGCAGTCCTGGGGGTTACGGGGGTCCGGGAGACGGTATCTGACGAAGCCTTCGCACTCCTGCGCCGCGTGCGCAGGCATACGGATCTCCCGCTCGCGCTGGGTTTTGGGATCTCTGCACCGGAACATGCAAAAACCTGCGCTGGCCAGGGTGCCGACGGGGTCATTGTGGGCAGCGCTATCGTGGATATCGTTGGCAGCATGCGGAATGACCCGCCAGGGATGGAGCGTACGCTCAGGGACTATGTTTCCCGTATGAAAGATGCAATGGGAACCAGCAAGAGCGATTAAACATCATTCCGCTTATTTTTATTATAAAGGACTCGAAACGTATCCTGATATTATCATGATGTCAAGAAACCGTACCATTATTCTCCTGGCAGCCTGCGTTATTGCAGCCCTGCTCATCGCGGGATGCACCCAGTCAGCTACCACGACACCGGCCACTACGGCAGCACCAACCGCTGCACCAACCACGGTTGCAGCAGCACCAGGCGCAGCCGGCATGGCAAACCCCGCATCCGTCAACTGCGGAAAAGTCGGCGGAAAGACCGAGATCAAGACAGGTGCCGACGGC
Above is a window of uncultured Methanoregula sp. DNA encoding:
- a CDS encoding aminodeoxychorismate/anthranilate synthase component II; the encoded protein is MKVLIVDCFDSFTFNLYQQVGKLGGEPMVLTCDTPISHLRKVACDRIILSPGPGAPEDAGVCLEVLKTMSRTIPTLGVCLGHQAICTAFGGEVTRAAHLMHGKTSEIRHDGKALFSGLSEPFVATRYHSLVAREDSLPEELAVTATSLDDGYVMGVRHRHYPIEGVQFHPESVLSACGDQIIGNFLAGKGMAR
- a CDS encoding phosphoribosylanthranilate isomerase — its product is MRIKICGITRPEDAQFAEDLGADAIGVVLFSDSPRSISPERAREIFDAVGPFTATVAVTHTRSREDLDRIFAIQPHAVQIFYPFSFTKAPGPRVIRAIGAHDALPEDCSAIIVDESHGKGKGVDLSHARSVVQRSKVPVILAGGLTPGNVAEAIAAVHPYAVDVATGVEISPGIKDREKMRAFIQESRRA
- the trpA gene encoding tryptophan synthase subunit alpha; this translates as MGRIAEAFRNRNSPAFIGFTVAGDPDKETCIRAARALIAGGTDILELGVPFSDPVADGPTIQKADERALAAGTTPDTVFAIVRELRKSSAVPIVFLAYYNTVYRRGIRKFYQEAHDAGVDGILIADMPYEESDEVTEAAAEFGIDPIMLITQTTTEDRIKKIASRARGYLYLVAVLGVTGVRETVSDEAFALLRRVRRHTDLPLALGFGISAPEHAKTCAGQGADGVIVGSAIVDIVGSMRNDPPGMERTLRDYVSRMKDAMGTSKSD
- the trpB gene encoding tryptophan synthase subunit beta, with translation MVTAGKKGRFGKYGGQYVPETMMNALQELEIAYEKIRTDPAFIRNLAAYQKEYAGRETPLTFCANISQELGCKVYLKREDLVHGGSHKLNNTLGQALLAKHMGKKRLIAETGAGQHGVATAIVGAALGLPVEVYMGEIDTRRQALNVFRMELMGAKVIPVKSGTRTLKDATSEAFRDWVANVRDTYYLIGSVVGPHPYPGMVRDFQSVIGREAREQVMKKEGRLPDCIVACVGGGSNAIGIFYPFLDDDVELVGVEAGGHGIETGEHSATLCAGEPGVLHGAFSYLLQDKDGQVLPTHSISAGLDYPGVGPEHSMLRDENRVTYAAVNDPDVIDAFRFLSRKEGIIPALESAHAVAYVLKNAGRFDRDDIVIINLSGRGDKDVAEIAKLEEVN
- the trpE gene encoding anthranilate synthase component I, coding for MKNGLTFNLELEEFITAVNNQPKPLIIPLCAELPLGDICPLDIYSSTRTGCGFLLESMEGSEKLARYSFIGLDPQFVVSVGETVDIRGNEPFVSIARDPDGRDPVDQIKSILSRFHYVNVKAPRFFGGMVGYFAYDCVYSLFRNVREEKRGGNTGTGPDARFMLTKDCIVIDHKDRILYIFSSPHLTYESDLATEYQKSVRQIQSLAARITTLRSSNLYRAGTGNTASAVPVIPVGSQEEYERGVEHIKEHIAAGDIFQAVLSRRMECDLAGDPFSLYAALRKINPSPYMYYLDFGDEQVIGASPEMLVRVEKRRVTTVPIAGTRPRGRTEAEDKELAEALLGDSKERAEHTMLVDLARNDLGRVCRFGSVGVTEFMNIEKFSHVQHIVSTVTGILRDNLDCYDAFRSCFPAGTVSGAPKIRAMQIIGEQEPYPRGIYAGAVGYIGFDRNLDFAIAIRTVLVRNGRASVQVGAGIVADSVPAAEWKETENKAAAMIRAIEQSGAC
- the trpD gene encoding anthranilate phosphoribosyltransferase, producing MLKSAIGRLMDRQDLTITEAAEIMGTIMEGNASQAQIGAFLAALRLKGETPGEIAAFAGVMRKYAVTVKPVTEKVLVDTCGTGGDGARTFNISTTSAFVAAGAGVPVVKHGNRSVSSRCGSADVLAALGVNLSVDPKIQAQIVEKAGIAFLFAPQHHPAMRHVMAARQEIGCRTVFNILGPLTNPAGAEAQVLGVYDESLTRTMAEVLRILGLTRAMVVHGSGLDEITTTGETVVSELYRGAIRSYMLDPAAFGIARASLADIAGSDAETNARITREILVGERGAGRDIVLMNAGAAIYVGGVAGNLHEGIEQAARSIDSGRACARLDALIDATRGAA
- a CDS encoding indole-3-glycerol phosphate synthase TrpC, giving the protein MILDEIVLRTRKRVACLPATFPESPLRQRVSLAGAIRSRNGKNAVIAEIKCASPSGGVIRRNVDMAMMAGVLKEGGCTALSVLTEPYFFGGTGQDIARVKSAVSLPVLRKDFIIDERQIAESRALGADAVLLIVAVLGGRLSEFVSLAREYGLEPLVETHTGDEITAALATEAELIGINNRNLATMSIDRSTTRLLSGQVRDDGRLVVCESGMRSADDVRELKSYCDAFLIGSSIMASAYPRKKLEEFVCA